A region of Dermochelys coriacea isolate rDerCor1 chromosome 1, rDerCor1.pri.v4, whole genome shotgun sequence DNA encodes the following proteins:
- the LRRC23 gene encoding leucine-rich repeat-containing protein 23 — protein sequence MSDEEFDEDYSANEQEKEGEEGEEKKEPTEEEEESLSPHLFTEEILKEGLSLLCKTGNGLAHAYVKLEAKEKDLTDISLLQNYIHLRYVDLSENQLRDLSPLGSLIHLLWLKVDGNRLTSARLTELPYLQIASFAHNRIKDTEGITHPRLGSLNLKGNEIQVISGLDPGKLTNLHTVELRGNKLETTAGLHLPKLKNLYLAQNFITHLEGLEELVQLTTLHLRDNKLETLDGFSKSMKCLQYLNLRGNGILNLQEMAKLQVLPMLRALVLMDNPCSDEGEFRMEALVLLPRLERLDKDFFEEDERAEAEETRQRRRDEEQEMEESAQGEVTE from the exons ATGTCAGATGAGGAGTTTGATGAGGACTACAGTGCCAATGAACAagaaaaggagggagaggagggggaggaaaagaaggagccaacagaggaggaggaggag AGCTTGTCTCCCCACCTTTTTACAGAGGAGATCTTGAAGGAAGGCCTCTCCCTCTTGTGTAAAACTGGCAATGGCTTGGCTCATGCCTATGTGAAACTAGAGGCAAAGGAAAA GGACCTGACAGATATCAGCCTTCTCCAGAACTACATTCATTTGCGTTATGTGGACTTGTCAGAGAACCAGCTGCGAGATCTGTCTCCTCTGGGCAGCCTCATCCACCTTCTGTGGCTGAAGGTGGATGGGAATCGGCTGACCAGCGCCCGTCTCACAGAGCTGCCCTACCTGCAGATTGCCAGTTTCGCCCACAACCGCATCAAGGACACAGAGGGCATTACCCACCCACGCCTGGGCAGCCTCAACCTTAAAG GGAATGAAATCCAGGTGATATCGGGTCTGGATCCAGGGAAGCTGACAAACCTGCACACGGTAGAGCTGCGAGGAAACAAGCTAGAAACCACCGCAGGGCTGCACCTGCCCAAGCTCAAGAACCTTTACCTG GCCCAAAACTTCATTACCCACCTTGAGGGCCTGGAGGAACTGGTACAGCTTACGACCCTGCATCTTCGTGACAACAAGCTTGAGACCCTGGATGGCTTCTCTAAGAGCATGAAGTGCCTGCAGTACCTCAATCTGCG cGGGAATGGGATTCTGAATCTTCAGGAGATGGCAAAGCTGCAGGTTCTGCCCATGCTGCGGGCACTGGTGCTGATGGACAATCCCTGTTCTGATGAAGGTGAATTCCGGATGGAGGCTCTGGTGCTGCTTCCCCGTCTTGAGCGTCTTGACAAGGATTTCTTTGAGGAAGATGAGCGGGCAGAGGCCGAGGAGACACGGCAGCGACGCCGGGATGAGGAACAG GAAATGGAGGAATCTGCCCAAGGAGAAGTAACTGAGTGA